One Hyla sarda isolate aHylSar1 chromosome 11, aHylSar1.hap1, whole genome shotgun sequence genomic window carries:
- the UFC1 gene encoding ubiquitin-fold modifier-conjugating enzyme 1 has translation MVDEATRRVVSEIPLLKTNASPRDKELWVQRLKEEYQALIKYVENNKRADNDWFRLESNKEGTRWFGKCWYIHELLKYEFDVEFDIPVTYPSTAPEIAIPELDGKTAKMYRGGKICLTEHFKPLWARNVPKFGLAHLIALGLGPWMAVEIPDLISKGLIKHKDN, from the exons ATGGTGGATGAGGCGACTCGCCGGGTGGTGTCGGAGATTCCTCTCCTGAAAACCAACGCCAGCCCGCGGGACAAGGAGCTGTGGGTGCAGCGGCTGAAGGAGGAGTACCAGGCGCTCATAAAG TATGTGGAAAATAACAAGAGGGCCGACAATGACTGGTTCCGCCTGGAGTCCAACAAGGAGGGCACCCG GTGGTTTGGGAAATGCTGGTACATCCACGAGCTCCTCAAGTACGAATTTGATGTCGAGTTTGAT ATCCCGGTCACGTATCCCTCCACAGCGCCAGAAATCGCCATTCCGGAATTAGATGGAAAGACAGCAAAAATGTACAG GGGAGGTAAGATCTGTCTGACGGAGCACTTCAAGCCGCTCTGGGCGCGGAACGTTCCTAAGTTTGGGCTGGCGCACCTCATCGCCCTGGGG CTGGGGCCGTGGATGGCGGTGGAGATTCCCGATCTCATCAGTAAAGGACTGATCAAACACAAAGACAACTGA